A single genomic interval of Rhododendron vialii isolate Sample 1 chromosome 3a, ASM3025357v1 harbors:
- the LOC131321316 gene encoding uncharacterized protein LOC131321316 yields the protein MYGYFLCYCILSKVLTLESNTMDLAVFAHVSSVIWRHDEGMIKINADVAVSKVTSTIGTGAIARDANGSILGILIKSYEGLTSPQLAEAMVVRNSMNLSVALNVGRVLIESDAESIVRSCSMSKDPPFDIAVFVQDCLTLKDSFQLCEFSFVKCDCNRAAHAYAKKAISCSLSDL from the exons ATGTACGGCTATTTTCT ATGTTACTGCATACTATCAAAAGTTTTAACCCTTGAGAGTAACACTATGGATCTCGCAGTATTTGCTCACGTGAGTTCCGTTATCTG GAGACATGATGAAGGCATGATAAAAATTAATGCTGATGTAGCGGTATCAAAGGTAACGAGCACTATTGGAACAGGAGCAATTGCTCGGGATGCGAATGGCTCCATTTTGGGAATCCTTATTAAGTCATATGAAGGTCTCACCTCTCCACAGCTTGCGGAGGCTATGGTAGTTAGAAATAGTATGAATTTGAGTGTTGCTTTGAATGTAGGACGTGTTCTCATTGAATCGGATGCGGAGTCGATCGTCCGAAGCTGTTCCATGTCGAAAGATCCACCCTTTGATATCGCAGTTTTTGTACAAGATTGTTTAACATTGAAGGATTCGTTTCAGTTGTGTGAATTTAGTTTTGTCAAATGTGATTGTAATAGGGCTGCACATGCTTATGCAAAGAAAGCCATTTCTTGTAGTTTGTCTGATCTGTAG